The DNA sequence tagttataaattatcaattatttttttactgcaaaaattatcttacaataaattagttacgaattacttgttaatatttttgtatttaattgtaattgataatattactcatattttgatggtaaggactaaaatagaattaaaatatacaatGTAGAGACTAAAAAGACTACTTTCAAATTGCAgggactaaaaaagaattagaataaaaattataaggattaaaaaaatcactttcaaaattatatggatgagaattaaaatgtaaactataaggattaaaaataacacTTTCAAACTACATAGACCAAAAAGGTAAGAATTGTGAAACTATAAagattaaatgaataatttaacttataaacaaaaataaagagtaTAAATGATTTCTTTGCccactaaaataaaatcctgAATTGCCAATGGTAACGGGGAACGATGAAGAAGGAGAATTGGAAGGAGTGTGTTCAGTACTTtagtttctttctttaattatattctAGTGCAATATTCTTAGGGTTGTTCCTCACTTATTTTAGCCATTAATTATAGGATCTGTGTATTTTAACTGACCACGTTTCCTTCCCGTCGTGAGAGACATAAGGAGGTCCCAACAATAAACAAATCCTTTATTTGAATGTATTTAGTAAGAAACTTTAATAACTTTCAAGCTGATCAGAAGTTAAGCTAATTTGACCAGAAGTTGACACAAGATTATTCAGAGAGTCACATGCACTAAACTAtgtttattaaacaaaaaatgaccATACAGATAAATGTAACCCTTGCAAAAAAAGTAGCGACACTAACCATAGTCCATGTACTGGCATGTAGACCACATAACGAAATGGATCAACGTATTTGATTtcacttttcatttttcacCCGTATTTGCTTCCTTGCGTTTGCATTTCCCCAAGGCCCAGAAATTTTGGATGTGAGAAGAACACAGACGATGACTAATACGATGGTAGGGTTGAGACCCTCACTCTCACTTTCAATTCCTCTTTCTTATTCCTTTCCATCCTCTTCTCCCCTTTCTCTCAAACCCCACCCTCTCCTTCTCTCCCCAAAACCACACCCACTTCTCACATTcgcaaacaacaacaacaacaacaatgaattAAGGGAACAGCGAAAcacccaacaacaacaacaacaacaacaacaacaacagcaacaaccacCCAATGGTTCAAACGAGCAAGAAGAAAAGGTCAACGATTGGAGCAATCAAAGACGACCCATTTTGGGGTTCAATTGGAGGACCCTTTTGGACCCTGACCCCGACAACGTCCTTGCACTTGGATTAACCGGTATTCTCACTTGGGCAAGTGTGCAAGTCCTCTGGCAGCTCTTGTTCATCTCCTTGGCAATTTTTGTTGCTGCCATCAAGTACTCTTTCATCGCCGCTcttcttgttttcattctcattgCCCTTCTTTAAAGAGGTTTAATTTCTATCACGGTCTACTAGTCACAAATCATGGTAGATATATGGTAAGATAGTTATCGTTAAAAagtggacaattttttttatcatatatgactatttgtgattgaatgacaaTATGACAATGTAAAATTGGTTTATACTGTCTGTACATAGAGTTGTTTACTTTTCTTTGAATTGCTTCTTAGTTCCTCTTCATCGTCGGGTCTACCATCATTGGATAATgaaatttttggttttttagtttttgcatATATGcgtatatatatttgtaattgCGGGTTGGGATGTTTTTAGATTTTGTTTACCGGTTATGGTGTTTGATAGGATGgtgttcatgtgtaatgtgatggAGAATATGTTTACCGGTTGTGGTATTTGATAGGATAATAATCAGGAAAATTCTGATTATATCTTAATAGACTGAATTGAACCTTTATTCTCAGGATCACCTACCATATTGGCAGTAATTTGTTTCTATGTCTTGTTGTAATCATTATTCATTAGCATTCCcttttttttgcatatatttGTAATTGTGGGTTGggagtgtttttttattttgtttacaaGTGATGGTGTTTGATATGGTGGTGTTTGTGTGTAATGTGATGGAGAATTTGTTTACCACTTATGGTGTTTGATAGGATgatattcatgtgtaatgtggtGGAGAATTGATTAGTTCGGAGTATCATAGCTGCTGTTGTTCTTGTGGGTGTTTTCACTATTAATTTACCCTTCTTTATATTGCTTCTAGTTCTTCTTGACCATCATCTTCACCATTCACCACCAATGGACACtgcaattttgattttttttgtgtgtgtgtgcatatTTGCATATATTTGTAATTGCGGGTTGGggttgttgtttgttttgtttaccGGTTATGGTGTTTGATATGACGATGTTagtgtgtaatgtgattgagaaTTGATTAGTTGGGTGTAGCATAACTGCTATTGTTGTgggtattttctttattaatttgtcATTCCCCTTTCTTTGAATTGGTTCTAGttcctcttcatcttcatcttcacctCCACCACCATTGGACATccttctctctcctttttttttgtttaccagTTATGGTGTTAGTTATGATGATGTTTGTGTGTAGTGTGATGAAGAATTGACTAGTTGGGTTTAACATAGCTGCTGTTGTTCTTTTGGGTGCTCTCATTATTAACTTGTAGTTACCCTTCTCTGAATTGCTTCTAGCCTTGTTTATAGAATGCTTTCTTTATGTTGTGTTTATGTTTGTGGGTTggaattgttatttattgtttctgttttaattagttaatagttATGCAGCATTTTAGAATGATGTTTGTTAGAAAGCTGCCTTAATTGTGGTTACCCCTAGCCCACCTTAGTCGTGGGCAAAGAAGGGTGCGTTGAAGTCCCACATCAACTAGAGATAGTGTCATGATAGAGTACATAAGTGGGGAGCAATCCACACCTTAGAAGCCGGTTTTGTAGGTTGAGTTAGACCCAAATCTCAATTTCTAAGAATGTTGATACTTTATATGTAATGGAGAGTTGATTAATTTTGCATAGCTGTTGctgttctttttgttttccattTCATCACCCTTCtctaatttattcttttcttcatcATTCCATTGGTCAAtgcattttgtttttctcttatgCTTTCTCTAGaacttttatttgattttgtttgtcAATTATGTCATTCAATAGAATGAAGTTCATATGTAATTCTGCTATTCTGTGGTTCAGTTGCATTTTGTTCCTTTTCTTTGTGTGCTTTTCTCTGTATAATGAAAAGTTATTTGAGAAGTTTGTATGAATAGATTTTTAAGTATTCGATGGTTTTTGTTAAAACATTCTTCTAATGAAAATAAGAACCTTCCAGAATCCAAATGGATAATGTAATGGGTTTTAACTATTGAAATtgctcttccattttttttcttcttctggatAATTTCGTGTTGAGAAAGTAAAGCAATTCCATGAAGAAATGAAATGGAGCAGATTATTTTGTTGGAGGGTTATACATGCTATAGTTTGCTTACATTTTTGTAGTTTGTCGGAAAGAACGAACTTTAAATCAATggaactttaaaataaaatgtcttTATCTGTTTAATCATTGCCATTTCTATTTTTCTGCAAACctgtattttataaaatgtaaaCAAATTAGATGAACCTACTTGATTGATAACTGGCTTCTTGGCTAGGATTTAGGTAGTGCATTAGGCAATTAAACAGTTCCAAAGATGAATCATTGATAACTCATAAGATACAagaaattttttgtaaaaataaaaggaaaattaacaaaaatgttgtttttctttgtGCCTTGCTAAGATTAAATCTGGTAAAATCAATGTATCAACTGCTCGGATAATGGTTTCAATTTAAGTTTCTTGGCATTCCACTGTAATATTTTTTGCTGCCCTCAGGTACTCTTTCGTTGCTGCTCCATTGCTGCTCTTCTTATTTTCGTTCAGATTACACTTTGCTAATGCAactttcttatattttctttgaaattgcTATCTTGTTTTATTCCCCAATTATGTTGTTTCAAATGATAAAGT is a window from the Glycine max cultivar Williams 82 chromosome 2, Glycine_max_v4.0, whole genome shotgun sequence genome containing:
- the LOC121173114 gene encoding putative uncharacterized protein DDB_G0282129, coding for MTNTMVGLRPSLSLSIPLSYSFPSSSPLSLKPHPLLLSPKPHPLLTFANNNNNNNELREQRNTQQQQQQQQQQQQQPPNGSNEQEEKVNDWSNQRRPILGFNWRTLLDPDPDNVLALGLTGILTWASVQVLWQLLFISLAIFVAAIKYSFIAALLVFILIALL